AATTCGGAATGAAAATTAAATGAATTAATTCGTGAATTACTAACAGTAATACTAACAAAAAAATACTACTTAAATTAATAGTAATCGATATTTTATCAGGTTTTATTCCAAAATCGCTCAAAGAAATAGTGTTAAAGATTTTTATTATCCCAATAGAAATGAATGTAGAAACTATCATTAAGGGAGTAGATAACAAAATTGCACTTAATACATTCCTAGGCTCTTTCATTAAATTCCAATTGTCTCCCAACAATTCTACATGTACATTTGGATTACTTTTAGGCAATTTGTTTATTATTTTCACCATATCAACCCCATTCATATTTCTTTATATTAAAGCTTTCAAAACTCCAAAATAATACCATTTTTTTAGTATGAATGTCCAATGCTCTTGCCATATGCTGCTTGGATAGTTTAATAATACCACGAATCAAATTCATTTGGATGTTTATTTCCATTTTTAATAGCAATCAGGGGCTGTCAAGTTATGTTAACCAGTTAAAAAGATACTGGATTTCTAAATAAGCTGTTAAGCTAAATTTATATTTAAAATTGACACAAAAATCTCCATATGTAAATGATATACTAAATTTGTAAGTACAATTATAACTTGAAAGAGGGATTTTATATGTCCGAAAACAAGGGATTTATTAGGGATGGTTCTGAAAAGGATGTAAAATTTTCTGTGATAATACCCGCTCATAACGAAGAAAAGTATATAGGGGAATGCCTAGAATCAATTGCTAAGGCTGCACAATCTTATAAAAATCAAGTTGAAGTAATTGTTGTATTAAATCGTTGTACAGATAGAACAGAGGAAATTGCTAAGTCATACAATTGTGTGACTTTGGAAAATAACGATAAAAATTTATCCAAAATTAGAAATGCAGGAGCTGCACTAGCAAAAGGTGAAATCCTGGTTACCATTGATGCTGATACTCGAATGACAGAACACTTGTTATCAGAAGTTGAAAAGCACCTGGCTTCAAATCAATATATTGGTGGAGGCGTGAACGGAAATTTTGAAAGAGTTTCCCTAGGGATAATTGTTTCGACCATGCTATTGATTGTTCCCATATTGTTTAAATATGGATTTATTTCTGTAGGAATTTTTTGGTGCTATAAAAAAGACTTTCAGGCAATCAAAGGTTTTAACGAGAAGATGCTTATGGCAGAAGATGCTGACTTTGCAAAGCGATTAAAACAATGGGGTAAAACAAATGGAAAAAAATACGGGACAATTAAGAATGGAATGATTACTTCTTGCAGGCGATTTGACCATTATGGGGACTGGGTTTTACTTAAACGACCTGGTATGATTTTAGCTTATCTAAAGGGCAATAATGATAAGGCTGCTAATGAAGCCTATTATGACGATCAAGCAAGATGATAATGAAGTAAACATCAGTGTTTATATTAAAGGTATTAAAACAGATAACTAATATTAGTAGTTGTCTGTCTTTTTGTATTAAGAGTCGATTAGTGGTAAATATAGCAAATTACCCAGTAGTTAAAATACTGGATATTCCTAGAACTAAAAAAACAGATTTACGTTGACTAATTTATTATATACAACACACGCCAATTTCCTTAAAGTGTTAAAATAGGTTAAAAAAGGAGTGTACAAATGAAGGATTGCCCGAAATGTTTAGCACCTAATGCTTATAAAAAAATACATAAGGATGGTTATATTTCATATATTTGTGAATACTGTGGGTCCGCTATGGAAGATACTATGATTTTCCAAGAAGGAGAAGGTACTTCAATCACAGAAGATAATTTTACGGAAAATAGGTCACCTTCAACAACAATAATTAAAATCGAAAATGAGTCAAAAAGTAATAAGCCATTTATCCTATTACTAGTTCTACTACTCATTTTTTGTTCCTTACCATTTATAAGTAGTCGTTCTTTCCTTGACGATCTCAAAGAAATATTTAAGATTGAAAATAATGAAACAGAGGATTTTGATACGGAATATAGCATGAAAACATTTAATCCTAACTAACACTCTCCAAAAAAGTGGAAAAGTAAAAATGAAACAGTTTTTGGTAATTTAATTTCCCAAGAATCAAAAAATGACTAGGTAGCCCTTATGAATCGCTCTTTTGTCAAGTAGAAGGGAAATAGTATAAACATGTTAAGCGGCTTGAATCCTGAATTCTAAAGAGTTCAAGCCGTTTAACCGTTTATAAAAATGAATAATGTCATCAATTACCGTTTCTATGTTCTGCTGTAATTCTTTCAATCCATTTGTATCCCATGAGGAAATTTCGGAGCTTAGGTACCATCATAGCTCCATCCGATTCACAATGCTAATCCAATTTCCGAGGATTTTTTAAATAAATGAACCACCTTAAAATTGTTTCTACTGGTCCGAGTGAAAAGCGCTTTAAATAGTGTTGACTTGCCTTGAGCTGAATGCCATAAATAATGACCGATAAAAGGATTCCAACAAATATACCCAATTTCCCAAACAACCCAAAACCATACCCATAAAAAATTATTGTACAAATGATTGATTGCATTAAATAGTTTGTGAGCGATAATTTTCCAATGGGAGCAAAATAATAATTCATTGTCTTTTGATAGCGACTAAAAAGCCATGCGAATAAGGCAATATAACCTATCGCTAACACATATGTCCCTGTAGAATAAATAAATAAGCTGTATGGTGTGTCAAAAATAATGAACCCCTTCAGCAATAGCCCGACTGGTACGAGCAGCGCCACTTTTTTATAGGTTCTACTATTATTTTCTAGATGTAAAAATGCGCCCATTTTCGCCATCCCCATTCCAAACAATACAAATGGGCCGACTGCAAGAAAGCTTACACCAACAAAGAAAAGCCAGCCAATTGGTAGGATGAATAATAGTGAAAGGCCACCCTCTACAATGAATTCACCTAATCGTTGTGTTAATATTTCTGCATATGTACCGTTTTGATAAATCATAATTTCCGTATCTGTTAAAGGCTTTATAAGCTGCATGAAGCTGTTACCAAGAAAAGCTCCTACACTAAGGATTGATGTTAAAATGAACCCCCATACAAAATATGTTTTCACATTGCGCTTTAAAAAGAATAATAATAAAATGAAAAGTGTCGAGCCATACATTAATAAAACATCGCCTTCCCACAAAAGCGCAATATGCATTGCCCCTAATACAGTTAGGCCGACTGCTCGTCGAAATACAATATTTTTGTACTTTACCCCTGAAGCCTCTCGTGATTCAATCATTTTTATCAAAACATAACCAAATACAAAACCAAAAATCGGATAAAATGAACCTTCTACAAAAATTTTCACAAAATAATAGCTTACTTTATTAAGTCCACTCGCCGATTCAATAATTTCTACTCCTGATGAACCAAATTGGAAAGAAAGCATATTAGCTATTAATATTCCGATTAGGGAAAAACCTCTTAATGCATCCATCAGTTCCACACGTTCTACTTTCAATCTCTCACCTTCTTTTTATCATTAATTACTATACGAATGTAGAGAAGAATAGTTTCGTAATTATTGTAAAAAACTGTTTTATATACCAGAAAAGTAACTCTCTAATCTTTTAATAAGACTAATTTTTCCCTAATAAGTTATTAACTCCAATTTTTTGATTTCTGCAAATAATAAAAAACCACACCTTTTTAAAGATGCAGCAGTGTAGTGTTACGTAAGAACCACAAACATTCCTTTTAGGAAAATCATAATTAAACAAGGGTTTGTCTCTGAAAAGATTTGGGAAATTGATGGTTTGTCTGGGGAGATTTTAACCTAAGAGTATGAACAAATAATTTTCAATGCACAATAAGGCCGTATACTCATTTTAAAGTGAGTCCTGGTCATTTATTTACTAACTCATACAGCCAGTGTTGATTTAAAGTGGACACCCTATAAAAAAGTCAAAAAAAAAATTAGGACATAGCAAATATAAAAATTGCTATGTCCATTCAACTCAAAATTTGGCAAGAGAGGCTGCCGTTATTTTTGATTTCATCCAAAAGATTTATAAATTGGTGGCAAGTCGGTGGCAATCTCCATCTAGCTGATATAACCTTATGAACGCTGTTATATCAACATTACTTCGAATCATCCATCTTCAGCACAGCCATAAACGCCTCTTGAGGAACTTCGACTGAGCCTACTTGTTTCATACGTTTTTTACCTTCTTTTTGTTTATCAAGAAGTTTACGTTTACGAGAAATATCGCCACCGTAACATTTTGCTAAAACGTTTTTACGAATGGCTTTAATCGTTGAACGCGCTACAATTTTTTGTCCAATTGCAGCTTGAATTGGTACTTCAAATTGTTGACGCGGGATTAATTCTTTTAATTTTTCAACGATGACTTTACCACGTTCGTATGCAAAGTCACGGTGTACGATAAAGCTTAGTGCATCGACTTGTTCCCCGTTTAATAAAATATCCATCTTCACAAGTTTGGAAGGTTGATAGCCGATAAGTTCATAGTCGAACGAAGCGTAGCCCTTCGTATTCGATTTTAAATAGTCGAAGAAATCATAAACAATTTCTGATAATGGCATTTCATATATGATACTCACACGTGATGTATCAATATAATCCATTGTCATGAAATTACCACGCTTTAATTGACATAGCTCCATAACAGCTCCTACATAATCGTTTGGTACCATAATAGTTGCTTTTACATAAGGCTCTTCCACGCGATCAATTTTTTGAGGATCTGGCATAAATGATGGATTATCAACGTTTATTGATGTACCGTCTGTCATATGCACATGATAAATAACGGAAGGTGCTGTTGTAATTAAGTCAATGTTAAATTCACGCTCAATACGCTCTTGAATGATTTCCATATGGAGAAGCCCTAAGAAGCCACAACGGAAACCGAAGCCAAGTGCTTGAGATGTTTCTGGTTCATATTGTAATGCAGAGTCATTCAGCTCTAGTTTTTCTAATGCTTCACGTAAATCATTATATTTAGCTGTATCAATCGGGTATAAACCACAATAAACCATTGGATTTAAACGACGATAACCGGCTAATGGTTCAGCTGCTGGACGACTGGCAAATGTAACAGTATCCCCCACTCGAGTATCGCCCACATTTTTAATAGATGCTGTTAAATAACCTACATCACCAACTGTTAATTCAGTCTGTGGTACAACCTTTGGTGTATGTACCCCAACTTCAACCACTTCAAACTCTGCTCCTGTCGCCATCATACGAATCTTATCGCCAGCTTTGACAGTGCCGTTGACAACTCGAATAGAAATAATAACACCCTTGTATGCATCATAAACTGAGTCAAATATAAGAGCTTGTAGCGGTGCGTCTGGATCACCTGTTGGTGCAGGTACCTTTTCTACAATTTGCTCTAAAATATCCTCAATACCGATTCCTGCTTTGGCAGAAGCTAATACCGCTTCAGATGCATCTAAACCGATTACATCTTCCACTTCTTGACGTACGCGTTCTGGATCTGCTGCTGGTAAATCGATTTTATTGATTACTGGTAATATTTCTAAATCGTTATCAAGCGCTAAATAAACATTTGCTAATGTTTGTGCTTCAATACCTTGCGCTGCGTCCACAACTAAAATGGCACCCTCGCAAGCAGCTAAACTTCGTGATACCTCATATGTGAAATCGACGTGTCCTGGTGTGTCGATTAAATGGAATGTATACACTTCGCCATCTTTCGCTTCGTACTTTAATTGAACTGCATTTAATTTAATCGTAATGCCTCGCTCACGCTCTAAATCCATTGAGTCGAGTAGCTGTGCTTTCATTTCACGAGATGTTAAAGATTTCGTTTGCTCTAAAATACGGTCAGCAAGCGTTGATTTCCCGTGGTCAATATGTGCAATAATAGAGAAATTTCGTATATTCTCTTGTCGTTTTAAACGTGCTTCTCGGTTCATCTTTTCCACTCCTAATTAAACTATAATGAATTATACTATGAAAGATACGCAAAGTACAACAGCAACAAGACTAGAAAGCCTATAATATCAATACTTTTAAGTGTTTTTGCGGTTTTTATATTTTGCAAGATAAGGCGTATAAAAGCATGGATTTGGGGCTAAAGGGGTCTAGATTGGGGCCAATAAAATACGGCGAGCTATGTGCAGGATTGAGTGAGTGAGATAGATTGATGCTAATATTTTTTTAGTTAGTTCATTTAATAGATGTTATATGCACTCCCTTAAATAGAAATAAAATAAATTTATCTATTATATACAGATTTATATGAATAAGGTTTCGGCCATTAAAATACATATCCAATGATACCCATATTTATAAAGAAAATAAGCAAATTTTCAAATAGACTTTTGCAAAAGATATGGATGCAGAAAATATTAACTGTCGTTTATCCCAATTTGCTAAAGAAAATAATTTAGGTAGTCAGATAGCAATTATACACTAGTATCTAGTATATCTCGTAATCCAAAATAAATAAAAAAGAGTAGCGAAAATAAAAAAGACCAGGCTCAAATTAATTGAATACCTGGTAAATAATAAGAAGTTCTTCTAAATATCTTATAAGCATTTTATTGGTATATAAATAATTCACCTTCATTAACTACGTGTCAGTGACATCAATAAAAAATTTAATAACCATAATATATTTTGGCCCTTATTT
This genomic stretch from Lysinibacillus pakistanensis harbors:
- a CDS encoding glycosyltransferase, with translation MSENKGFIRDGSEKDVKFSVIIPAHNEEKYIGECLESIAKAAQSYKNQVEVIVVLNRCTDRTEEIAKSYNCVTLENNDKNLSKIRNAGAALAKGEILVTIDADTRMTEHLLSEVEKHLASNQYIGGGVNGNFERVSLGIIVSTMLLIVPILFKYGFISVGIFWCYKKDFQAIKGFNEKMLMAEDADFAKRLKQWGKTNGKKYGTIKNGMITSCRRFDHYGDWVLLKRPGMILAYLKGNNDKAANEAYYDDQAR
- a CDS encoding DUF418 domain-containing protein — its product is MKVERVELMDALRGFSLIGILIANMLSFQFGSSGVEIIESASGLNKVSYYFVKIFVEGSFYPIFGFVFGYVLIKMIESREASGVKYKNIVFRRAVGLTVLGAMHIALLWEGDVLLMYGSTLFILLLFFLKRNVKTYFVWGFILTSILSVGAFLGNSFMQLIKPLTDTEIMIYQNGTYAEILTQRLGEFIVEGGLSLLFILPIGWLFFVGVSFLAVGPFVLFGMGMAKMGAFLHLENNSRTYKKVALLVPVGLLLKGFIIFDTPYSLFIYSTGTYVLAIGYIALFAWLFSRYQKTMNYYFAPIGKLSLTNYLMQSIICTIIFYGYGFGLFGKLGIFVGILLSVIIYGIQLKASQHYLKRFSLGPVETILRWFIYLKNPRKLD
- the lepA gene encoding translation elongation factor 4; the encoded protein is MNREARLKRQENIRNFSIIAHIDHGKSTLADRILEQTKSLTSREMKAQLLDSMDLERERGITIKLNAVQLKYEAKDGEVYTFHLIDTPGHVDFTYEVSRSLAACEGAILVVDAAQGIEAQTLANVYLALDNDLEILPVINKIDLPAADPERVRQEVEDVIGLDASEAVLASAKAGIGIEDILEQIVEKVPAPTGDPDAPLQALIFDSVYDAYKGVIISIRVVNGTVKAGDKIRMMATGAEFEVVEVGVHTPKVVPQTELTVGDVGYLTASIKNVGDTRVGDTVTFASRPAAEPLAGYRRLNPMVYCGLYPIDTAKYNDLREALEKLELNDSALQYEPETSQALGFGFRCGFLGLLHMEIIQERIEREFNIDLITTAPSVIYHVHMTDGTSINVDNPSFMPDPQKIDRVEEPYVKATIMVPNDYVGAVMELCQLKRGNFMTMDYIDTSRVSIIYEMPLSEIVYDFFDYLKSNTKGYASFDYELIGYQPSKLVKMDILLNGEQVDALSFIVHRDFAYERGKVIVEKLKELIPRQQFEVPIQAAIGQKIVARSTIKAIRKNVLAKCYGGDISRKRKLLDKQKEGKKRMKQVGSVEVPQEAFMAVLKMDDSK